The following are from one region of the Actinoplanes sp. L3-i22 genome:
- a CDS encoding aldo/keto reductase family protein yields MEFRHLGRSGLLVSEIAYGNWITHGSQVEEDAALACVRAALESGITTFDTADVYAGTRAEEVLGRALKDERRDGLEVLTKVYWRTGPGANDSGLSRKHIMTSIDGSLRRLGTDYVDVYQAHRYDHFTPLEETMEAFADVVRSGKAHYIGVSEWDAAQIRAAKTLADELKIRLVSSQPQYSMLWRVIEAEVVPASQELGLGQIVWSPMAQGVLTGKYKAGEQPPAGSRATDEKSGANFIARWMTDDVLNTVARLRPLADEAGLTMGQLAIAWVLSNPNVSAAIIGASRPEQVRDNVKASGVKLDDGLLKAIDEIVDPIVTRDPALTTSPTKRP; encoded by the coding sequence ATGGAGTTCCGTCATCTCGGCCGTTCCGGCCTGCTGGTCAGTGAGATCGCCTACGGCAACTGGATCACCCATGGGTCCCAGGTCGAGGAGGACGCGGCGCTCGCCTGCGTGCGCGCCGCCCTCGAGTCCGGGATCACCACGTTCGACACCGCCGACGTCTACGCCGGCACCCGGGCCGAGGAGGTGCTGGGCCGGGCGCTGAAGGACGAGCGCCGCGACGGCCTGGAAGTGCTCACCAAGGTCTACTGGCGGACCGGGCCGGGCGCGAACGACAGCGGCCTGTCCCGCAAGCACATCATGACCTCGATCGACGGGTCGCTGCGCCGGCTGGGCACCGACTACGTCGACGTCTACCAGGCCCATCGGTACGACCACTTCACCCCGCTCGAGGAGACCATGGAGGCGTTCGCCGACGTGGTGCGCTCGGGCAAGGCGCACTACATCGGCGTGTCCGAGTGGGACGCCGCGCAGATCCGCGCGGCGAAGACGCTGGCCGACGAGCTGAAGATCCGCCTGGTGTCCAGCCAGCCGCAGTACTCGATGCTGTGGCGGGTGATCGAGGCCGAGGTGGTGCCGGCGTCGCAGGAGCTGGGCCTGGGTCAGATCGTCTGGTCGCCGATGGCGCAGGGCGTGCTGACCGGCAAGTACAAGGCGGGCGAGCAGCCGCCGGCCGGGTCCCGGGCCACCGACGAGAAGTCCGGCGCCAACTTCATCGCCCGCTGGATGACCGACGACGTGCTGAACACGGTCGCCCGGCTGCGGCCGCTCGCCGACGAGGCCGGGCTGACCATGGGCCAGCTGGCGATCGCGTGGGTGCTGAGCAACCCGAACGTCTCCGCGGCGATCATCGGCGCGTCCCGGCCCGAGCAGGTCCGGGACAACGTCAAGGCGTCCGGGGTGAAGCTGGACGACGGGCTGCTGAAGGCGATCGACGAGATCGTCGACCCGATCGTCACCCGGGACCCGGCGCTCACGACCAGCCCCACGAAGCGGCCGTAG